In Streptomyces sp. NBC_00433, a single genomic region encodes these proteins:
- a CDS encoding threonine transporter: MNPLNSSLEVGIRALVLLSETFPRRLDVAQLVYLDHAMLHSGDLADGPPSLHPDLPIGPGELGMRRRLIEQGLVVLMRAGLADMTATSDGFLYGATEEAASFLHVLEAPYLGLLTERAAWLVSTYMHEESDVRDGMKQITQRWFDSLAADTPQTAERDVP; the protein is encoded by the coding sequence ATGAATCCTCTGAACAGCTCCCTGGAGGTCGGCATCCGGGCCCTGGTTCTGCTGTCCGAGACCTTCCCCCGCCGCCTGGACGTCGCCCAGCTCGTCTACCTCGACCACGCCATGCTCCACAGCGGAGACCTCGCGGACGGTCCGCCCAGCCTCCACCCCGACTTGCCCATCGGCCCCGGCGAGCTCGGAATGCGCCGGCGCCTCATCGAACAAGGACTGGTCGTCCTCATGCGGGCCGGCCTGGCCGACATGACCGCCACCAGCGATGGCTTCCTCTACGGGGCCACCGAAGAGGCCGCCAGTTTCCTCCACGTCCTGGAAGCCCCGTACCTCGGGCTGCTGACAGAGCGCGCCGCCTGGCTGGTCAGCACCTACATGCACGAAGAATCGGACGTCCGCGACGGCATGAAGCAGATCACCCAGCGCTGGTTCGACAGCCTCGCCGCAGACACCCCTCAGACAGCCGAAAGGGACGTGCCGTGA
- a CDS encoding 2'-5' RNA ligase family protein, giving the protein MSQEESGRYRAGQTALLATVAEAEPLVENWRRRFDASAAAGIPAHVTVLFPFLDVDLISAAVIGDLTTLIAGHDSFTVRFDESGRFPDVLYLAPTPDQPLRALTESITTRWPEAPPYGGQFAEVIPHLTVAHGQPSRIFGEVEAELADRLPVTATISSVSLFVSDGQCWRCHANFPMLGASSNTPPRQPGSVSIHNS; this is encoded by the coding sequence GTGTCCCAAGAAGAGTCAGGACGTTACCGAGCAGGTCAGACCGCCTTGCTTGCCACGGTGGCGGAAGCCGAACCACTGGTTGAGAACTGGCGTCGGCGATTCGACGCCTCCGCAGCGGCCGGGATTCCCGCCCACGTGACGGTGCTCTTCCCGTTCCTCGACGTCGATCTCATCAGTGCCGCGGTCATCGGTGATCTCACGACCCTGATCGCCGGGCATGACTCCTTCACGGTCCGGTTCGACGAGTCTGGCCGCTTCCCTGACGTGCTCTACCTGGCGCCGACCCCAGACCAGCCGCTTCGCGCGCTGACCGAGTCCATTACCACACGATGGCCGGAGGCGCCGCCCTACGGGGGACAGTTTGCCGAGGTCATCCCGCACCTGACCGTCGCCCATGGGCAGCCATCCCGGATCTTCGGCGAGGTGGAGGCGGAACTGGCCGACCGGTTGCCCGTCACCGCGACGATTTCGTCGGTGAGCCTGTTCGTGAGCGACGGTCAATGCTGGCGGTGTCACGCGAACTTTCCGATGCTCGGCGCATCGAGCAATACCCCACCTCGCCAACCCGGCAGCGTGTCAATCCACAACTCTTGA
- a CDS encoding IS5 family transposase (programmed frameshift): MTGRGELTDTAWERIEPLLPGADGCGRPWRDHRQVVNGVLWRLRTGAPWRDLPERYGPWQTVYERFARWDADGTWAKLLEHVQVRDDAVGAVEWTVSVDSTINRAHQHAAGARKRGKADGDKLEDPERTAASQALGRSRGGLTTKVHLAVDGRGLPLSLVLTPGNVNDSTMFEAVLDAVRVPRTGRGRPRTRPDRVLADKAYSSRGIRAWCRRHGIAVTIPERSDQVANRLRRGSRGGRPPAFDAEAYKHRNVVERCFNRLKQFRAVATRFDKLADRYQAGLRLASLILWLREPGSAGA, translated from the exons GTGACGGGTCGAGGCGAGCTGACGGATACGGCGTGGGAGCGGATAGAGCCGCTGCTTCCGGGTGCGGACGGGTGTGGGCGCCCGTGGCGGGATCACCGGCAGGTGGTCAACGGGGTGCTGTGGCGACTGCGGACGGGTGCGCCGTGGCGTGATCTGCCCGAGCGGTATGGGCCGTGGCAGACGGTCTACGAGCGGTTTGCCCGCTGGGATGCGGACGGTACATGGGCGAAGTTGCTGGAGCATGTTCAGGTCCGTGATGACGCGGTGGGCGCGGTGGAGTGGACGGTTTCGGTGGACTCCACGATCAACCGCGCCCATCAGCACGCCGCCGGCGCCCGCAAAAGGGGGA AGGCCGACGGGGACAAACTGGAAGATCCGGAACGTACGGCGGCGTCGCAGGCCCTCGGCCGGTCCCGGGGCGGCCTGACCACCAAGGTTCACCTGGCGGTCGATGGCCGCGGCCTGCCGCTGTCGCTCGTGCTCACACCCGGCAACGTCAACGACTCCACCATGTTTGAGGCGGTACTTGACGCTGTCCGTGTCCCGCGTACCGGGCGGGGACGGCCACGTACCCGCCCGGACCGGGTCCTGGCGGACAAGGCTTATTCGTCCCGGGGGATCCGTGCCTGGTGCAGGCGTCATGGCATCGCCGTTACGATCCCTGAACGCTCTGACCAGGTCGCCAACCGGCTCCGTCGGGGTTCCCGGGGCGGTCGACCACCCGCCTTCGACGCGGAAGCGTACAAGCACCGCAACGTTGTCGAGAGGTGCTTCAATCGGCTCAAGCAGTTCCGCGCGGTAGCGACCCGGTTCGACAAGCTCGCGGACCGCTACCAGGCCGGACTCCGCCTTGCCTCGCTGATCTTGTGGCTCCGCGAGCCCGGGTCGGCAGGCGCTTAG
- a CDS encoding IS256 family transposase, which produces MLSVVTDEGSTQSGSLIDEIVREGARRMLAAALEAEVNQYIAELAAETDDHGRRLVVRNGHHRPRTVVTAAGPVEVTAPRVNDRRVDEATGERKRFSSKILAPWCRKSPKISEVLPLLYLHGLSSGDFVPALEQFLGGAAGLSPATVTRLTKQWGEDHAAFQDRDLSDRDFVYVWADGVHPKVRLGQTHSCVLVLLGVRLDGTKELIALAEGLRESTESWADLLRHCRRRGMRDPELVVGDGAMGLWRALAEVFPAARQQRCWVHKARNVTNCLPKSAQPGATKAMQEIYNAESRTHAEKAIEAFAKTYGAKFPKALAKITDDQDELLAFYDFPAEHWIHLRTTNPIESTFSTVKLRTKVTRGAGSPAAALAMVFKLVESAQARWRAITGAQLVALVRSGARCENGVLVECEEVNAA; this is translated from the coding sequence GTGCTGAGCGTAGTCACCGACGAGGGCTCCACCCAATCCGGCTCCCTGATCGACGAGATCGTCCGCGAGGGCGCCCGCCGCATGCTGGCCGCCGCGCTGGAAGCGGAAGTCAACCAGTACATAGCCGAGTTGGCCGCCGAGACCGACGATCACGGGCGGCGCCTGGTGGTCCGCAACGGCCATCACCGGCCCCGCACCGTGGTCACCGCGGCAGGTCCGGTCGAGGTCACCGCGCCCCGGGTGAACGACCGCCGCGTGGACGAGGCCACCGGCGAGCGCAAGCGGTTCTCGTCGAAGATCCTGGCGCCGTGGTGCCGCAAGTCCCCGAAGATCTCGGAGGTGCTGCCCCTGCTCTATCTGCACGGGCTGTCGTCCGGAGACTTCGTGCCCGCGCTGGAGCAGTTCCTCGGCGGCGCTGCCGGTCTGTCGCCGGCGACCGTCACCAGGCTGACGAAACAGTGGGGCGAGGACCACGCCGCCTTCCAGGACCGGGACTTGTCCGACCGGGACTTCGTCTACGTGTGGGCCGACGGGGTGCACCCGAAGGTCCGTCTCGGCCAGACGCACTCGTGCGTCCTGGTCCTGCTCGGGGTGCGCCTGGACGGCACCAAGGAGCTGATCGCGCTGGCAGAGGGCCTACGCGAGTCCACCGAGTCGTGGGCCGACCTGCTGCGCCACTGCCGGCGACGCGGAATGCGTGACCCCGAGCTGGTGGTCGGCGACGGTGCCATGGGCTTGTGGCGGGCACTGGCCGAGGTGTTTCCCGCTGCCCGGCAGCAAAGATGTTGGGTTCACAAAGCCCGCAACGTCACGAACTGCCTGCCGAAGTCCGCACAGCCGGGCGCCACGAAGGCGATGCAGGAGATCTACAACGCCGAGAGCCGCACCCACGCGGAGAAGGCGATCGAGGCGTTCGCGAAGACCTACGGCGCCAAGTTCCCCAAGGCCCTCGCGAAGATCACCGATGACCAGGACGAGCTGCTGGCGTTCTACGACTTCCCGGCCGAGCACTGGATCCACCTTCGGACCACGAACCCGATCGAGTCGACGTTCTCGACGGTCAAGCTCCGCACGAAGGTCACTCGCGGCGCGGGCAGCCCGGCCGCAGCCCTGGCGATGGTGTTCAAGCTGGTGGAGTCGGCCCAGGCTCGCTGGCGGGCGATCACCGGGGCTCAGCTTGTTGCTCTGGTCCGCTCCGGGGCGAGGTGCGAGAACGGTGTCCTGGTCGAGTGCGAGGAGGTCAACGCTGCCTGA
- a CDS encoding ATP-binding protein: MRELVAIGQPESLTLEYKESYAQKIPDSVAAMANSYGGLILVGVTERNVPDRITGVPEPTIVQIVNACHQKLEPPWEPEIIPVALPGTDGLMVLVVRVDPAKAPRPLLISGAAPIRLHGRNAVADLSRLTQLVNEAAPQTVATGMRLPPAELPRGDDGQEAADFVVRTGMFVPVDASATWSPLSERGVQALADALNSSPLHRAMLHWCSSMGDGGLNPFHRSGFNRARNVRLLWQGGPGGGAPFPLEAIAKVDLPAAYGAAVSHLQVTLEVFVRISHTTSSQPGSLRLSVAQLYELVDALAASLVDEPATAALAVLAGIDPLVVPQPIGLDFKSSTDVPKLLAGNGLTSILDAGTSRGASLLADPGVDQRDPAERQALIDSWLQQISLDAGLLGMEKILEQLHSVPANPLGA, encoded by the coding sequence GTGCGTGAGCTGGTCGCCATCGGCCAGCCGGAGAGCTTGACCTTGGAGTACAAGGAGAGCTACGCCCAGAAGATCCCCGACTCGGTCGCGGCGATGGCCAACAGCTACGGCGGGCTCATCCTGGTCGGCGTTACCGAACGCAACGTGCCCGACCGGATCACGGGCGTCCCGGAGCCGACGATCGTCCAGATCGTCAACGCCTGCCACCAGAAACTGGAACCGCCGTGGGAGCCGGAGATCATCCCCGTCGCCCTGCCCGGCACTGACGGCCTGATGGTCCTGGTCGTCCGCGTCGACCCCGCCAAAGCGCCGCGCCCGCTGCTGATCAGTGGGGCGGCCCCGATCCGCCTTCACGGACGCAACGCGGTCGCGGACCTGTCGCGCTTGACGCAGCTGGTCAACGAGGCCGCACCCCAGACGGTGGCCACCGGAATGCGGCTTCCGCCGGCGGAGCTTCCCCGCGGTGACGACGGGCAGGAGGCAGCCGACTTCGTCGTGCGTACGGGCATGTTCGTGCCGGTCGACGCCTCCGCCACCTGGAGCCCGCTGTCCGAGCGCGGTGTGCAGGCACTTGCTGATGCCCTGAACTCCTCTCCCCTGCACCGGGCCATGCTCCACTGGTGCTCATCAATGGGAGACGGGGGCCTGAACCCGTTCCACCGCTCCGGCTTTAACCGGGCCCGCAACGTTCGCCTGCTGTGGCAGGGCGGCCCGGGGGGAGGGGCGCCCTTCCCGCTGGAGGCCATAGCCAAGGTCGACCTGCCGGCTGCCTACGGCGCTGCCGTCTCGCACCTGCAGGTCACCCTGGAGGTCTTCGTACGCATCAGCCACACGACCTCGAGTCAGCCGGGTAGCCTGCGCCTTTCCGTGGCCCAACTGTACGAACTGGTCGACGCCCTGGCAGCCTCGCTGGTCGACGAACCAGCCACCGCCGCGCTCGCCGTCCTCGCGGGGATCGACCCCTTGGTAGTGCCCCAGCCGATTGGCCTGGACTTCAAAAGCAGCACGGACGTGCCCAAGCTGCTCGCGGGCAACGGCCTGACCTCGATCCTGGACGCAGGCACCTCTCGCGGGGCGAGCCTGCTGGCCGACCCCGGCGTCGACCAGCGAGACCCGGCGGAGCGCCAGGCCCTCATCGACAGCTGGCTCCAGCAGATCAGCCTGGACGCCGGGCTGCTCGGTATGGAGAAGATCCTGGAGCAGCTCCACTCCGTCCCAGCAAACCCGTTGGGCGCATAA